In a single window of the Carassius auratus strain Wakin unplaced genomic scaffold, ASM336829v1 scaf_tig00012603, whole genome shotgun sequence genome:
- the LOC113073629 gene encoding plasminogen-like — MEVHKEVILLCLVLFTGFLRCHSQNTDVLGAYIKTDGAWIVKLPKNQYTVKTEEDCAVKCNKETSFTCRSFLYLEKDQDCVTLPANSKTDQILRRMSAALYEKKEYLLECVNGIGTDYRGTRSMTKSGKTCQQWEEKFPHVPNITPKTHPKADLEFNFCRNPEGDKGGPWCYTTDQEKRWEHCDIQDCTEECMQCSGEDYRGKISTTASGFTCQRWDSQKPHNHDFIPSVLPDKFLEENYCRNPDGASKPWCFTTSPSKRWESCSIPQCTTEPPTIAPELTCATGEGSSYRGTIAVTVSGKTCQEWSSQSPHKHSKTPENYPCKGLDKNYCRNPDKERSPWCHTTDPETRWEYCSVPSCGDQRRPGEPVIPVGEECYEGDGRSYRGNMSETVSGKKCQFWTSMVPHTHSKTPQKFPAADLRRNLCRNPDGDRAPWCYTTDPTVRWEYCNIERCDSKQAGTQEPPTNSIEPAASPSISQETDCKVGNGATYRGPTSTTIMGVTCQAWSSMTPHQHSSFNPETHPDKGLESNQCRNPDNDVNGPWCYTTDLFKKWDYCQIPDCDGLKCGKPAIKPKRCFGRIVGGCISQAHSWPWQISLRTRGKIHFCGGTLIDAQWVLTAAHCLERSESPSAYKILLGIHTERATELSKQERDVSKIIKGPPGTDIALLKLDRPALINDKVLPACLPEKDYIVPSDTECYVTGWGETEETGGEGFLKETGFPVIENKVCNGPSYLNGLVKDHQLCAGNIDGGTDSCEGDSGGPLVCYSQNTFILQGVTSWGLGCAKAMKPGVYTRVSKFINWIERSMREN; from the exons ATGTTCTGGGAGCATACATTAAAACTGATGGGGCCTGGATAGTAAAACTGCCTAAAAATCAATACACTGTGAAAACAGAGGAGGATTGTGCCGTCAAGTGTAACAAAGAAACTTCCTTTACATGCAG GTCCTTTTTGTACCTTGAAAAAGACCAGGATTGTGTAACATTACCCGCAAACTCAAAAACTGATCAGATACTGCGAAGAATGAGTGCTGCTCTCTATGAGAAAAAGG AGTACTTACTGGAATGTGTGAATGGCATTGGCACGGACTACAGAGGGACAAGATCCATGACAAAATCAGGAAAAACATGTCAGCAATGGGAGGAAAAATTCCCCCATGTGCCTAA CATTACTCCAAAGACACATCCAAAAGCTGACTTGGAGTTCAACTTTTGTCGAAACCCAGAAGGAGATAAAGGGGGTCCCTGGTGCTACACCACAGATCAAGAGAAACGATGGGAGCACTGCGATATCCAAGACTGCACAG AGGAATGTATGCAGTGCAGTGGTGAAGACTATAGAGGCAAGATCTCCACCACTGCGAGTGGATTTACCTGCCAACGCTGGGACTCTCAAAAACCCCACAACCATGATTTCATCCCTTCAGT CCTTCCTGATAAGTTTTTGGAAGAGAACTATTGCAGGAACCCCGATGGAGCGTCCAAGCCCTGGTGCTTTACCACTAGTCCGTCTAAACGCTGGGAGTCTTGCTCCATTCCTCAATGCA CGACGGAACCACCCACGATTGCACCGGAGCTTACCTGTGCAACTGGAGAAGGTAGCTCCTACAGGGGCACCATTGCGGTGACAGTCTCGGGAAAAACTTGCCAGGAATGGTCATCTCAAAGCCCCCACAAGCATTCTAAAACCCCAGAGAACTACCCATGCAA AGGTCTTGATAAGAACTACTGCAGAAACCCTGATAAAGAAAGAAGTCCATGGTGTCACACCACAGATCCTGAGACCCGCTGGGAGTACTGCAGTGTACCTAGTTGTGGAGATCAGCGTAGACCTG GGGAGCCAGTGATCCCTGTAGGTGAGGAATGTTATGAAGGTGATGGAAGATCCTACCGCGGTAACATGTCAGAGACTGTCAGTGGAAAGAAATGCCAGTTCTGGACATCCATGGTACCTCATACACATTCCAAAACACCTCAGAAATTCCCTGCAGC AGATCTGAGGAGGAACCTGTGCAGGAATCCAGATGGTGACAGAGCCCCTTGGTGTTACACCACAGATCCCACAGTTCGGTGGGAATACTGCAACATTGAGCGGTGTGACAGCAAGCAAGCAGGCACACAAGAACCCCCTACCAATTCAATAGAGCCTGCAGCTTCTCCATCCATTTCTCAGGAAACAG atTGTAAGGTTGGCAACGGAGCAACTTACCGGGGTCCCACATCCACTACTATAATGGGGGTGACCTGCCAAGCATGGAGTTCTATGACCCCCCATCAGCATTCCAGTTTTAAccctgaaacacatccagacaAGGGTCTAGAGTCCAAT CAATGCAGAAACCCTGACAATGATGTGAATGGACCTTGGTGCTATACAACAGATCTATTTAAGAAGTGGGATTACTGTCAGATCCCAGACTGTG ATGGCCTGAAATGTGGAAAACCTGCAATAAAACCCAAGCGATGCTTCGGGAGGATTGTTGGGGGATGTATTTCCCAAGCACATTCGTGGCCTTGGCAGATCAGTCTTAGGACCAG AGGCAAAATTCATTTCTGTGGTGGAACACTAATTGATGCCCAGTGGGTCCTAACTGCAGCTCACTGCCTAGAGAG GTCTGAGAGTCCATCAGCCTACAAGATCTTGCTTGGAATCCACACAGAACGTGCGACTGAATTATCAAAACAGGAGCGAGACGTTTCTAAAATTATTAAGGGACCACCCGGAACTGACATCGCTCTTCTTAAATTGGACAG GCCTGCATTAATAAACGATAAGGTATTGCCTGCTTGCCTACCAGAAAAGGACTACATTGTACCAAGCGATACTGAATGTTATGTAACAGGCTGGGGGGAGACAGAAG AAACTGGTGGAGAGGGTTTCCTAAAAGAAACTGGCTTCCCTGTAATTGAGAATAAAGTCTGCAACGGTCCATCGTATTTGAACGGCCTTGTGAAGGATCATCAGCTGTGTGCAGGAAACATTGATGGTGGAACAGACAGTTGTGAG GGTGACAGCGGTGGGCCTCTCGTCTGCTACTCACAGAACACCTTCATCCTTCAGGGAGTGACATCATGGGGTCTTGGCTGTGCCAAGGCCATGAAACCAGGAGTGTACACCCGCGTCTCCAAGTTTATCAACTGGATAGAACGCAGCATGAGAGAAAACTGA
- the LOC113073630 gene encoding solute carrier family 22 member 2-like has product MTAFEDILEEVGAFGRSQMRIVSIFCLVSVPFSFVYVGIVFQGFTPEHWCRDPVVSGIRKTCGWSLQDARRATVPLMNSSSGVTYSQCQRLDMDWNTTGLTCDNPESELIQAQISTLPMTGCKDGWEYDYEGRQSFVTEFDLVCADAWYVDMFQATLSVGFLVGSITIGYLADKYGRIKSFLMTNFFIGVAGILVATSPNYIALLVFRVLFGFGVKGGWMVGYVLTTELVGVEYRRTVGVTYQMFFSLGILILPLLAYFIPNWRWLQVVFTIPYICFLSYYWFIPESPRWLLSQNKRNEALEIMKAIAKENKKTLSKNFETLTDENTDSVSTVSFMDLFKTAKLRKFTFILSFNWFTSAVVYQGLIMRLGILGGNVYVDFLISGIVELPAAFLILLTIERIGRRLPFAAANFVAGAACLITAFIPDSMFWLKSAVACVGRLGITMAFEMVVFVNAELYPTVIRNLGVSVCSTLCDIGGIIAPFLLYRLAVIWLELPLIIFGALAFVAGGLVLLLPETKGVPLPETIDDIECPNRNKENQLKSQQLENLLPSDVTSNKEVTAV; this is encoded by the exons ATGACCGCTTTTGAAGACATCTTAGAGGAGGTCGGCGCGTTCGGTCGGAGCCAGATGCGAATTGTGTCCATTTTCTGTTTGGTCTCGGTACCGTTTTCTTTCGTATATGTAGGGATTGTTTTCCAGGGCTTCACCCCTgaacattggtgccgtgacccagtCGTCAGTGGAATCCGGAAGACATGCGGCTGGAGCCTTCAAGACGCACGCAGGGCGACTGTCCCCTTGATGAACAGCTCCTCTGGGGTGACGTACAGTCAGTGTCAGAGATTGGACATGGACTGGAACACCACCGGTCTAACCTGTGACAATCCAGAAAGTGAGCTCATCCAGGCCCAGATTTCTACTCTACCCATGACGGGCTGTAAAGACGGCTGGGAGTACGACTATGAAGGGAGACAGTCCTTCGTGACGGAG TTTGATCTAGTGTGTGCAGACGCCTGGTATGTTGACATGTTCCAGGCCACGCTCAGTGTTGGTTTCTTAGTGGGCAGCATTACCATTGGATACCTGGCAGACAA ATACGGCAGAATAAAGAGTTTCCTGATGACCAACTTCTTCATCGGAGTAGCAGGGATACTTGTGGCCACATCTCCTAATTACATCGCCCTGCTGGTGTTCAGAGTTCTCTTTGGCTTCGGGGTGAAGGGCGGCTGGATGGTTGGATACGTGCTAA CCACAGAGCTGGTCGGAGTGGAATACAGGAGAACAGTAGGAGTGACCTATCAGATGTTCTTCAGCCTGGGCATTCTCATCCTTCCTCTCTTAGCGTACTTCATACCAAACTGGCGCTGGCTCCAGGTGGTCTTCACCATACCTTACATCTGCTTCCTGTCGTACTATTG GTTTATCCCCGAATCACCAAGATGGCTCCTTAGCCAAAACAAGAGAAACGAAGCACTAGAGATCATGAAAGCAATAGCCAAGGAGAACAAAAAGACGCTGTCCAAGAATTTTGAG ACACTGACTGATGAAAACACAGACTCCGTCTCGACTGTGTCTTTCATGGACCTGTTCAAGACTGCCAAATTGAGAAAATTCACATTCATCCTGAGCTTCAATTG GTTCACCAGTGCTGTGGTTTACCAGGGTCTCATTATGAGGCTGGGGAtcctcggaggaaacgtgtatgTGGACTTCCTCATCTCTGGAATCGTGGAATTGCCGGCAGCTTTCCTCATCCTCCTCACTATTGAGCGGATCGGTCGACGGCTTCCTTTTGCAGCTGCAAATTTCGTGGCAGGGGCGGCCTGCTTAATCACAGCGTTCATCCCCGACA GTATGTTCTGGTTAAAAAGTGCTGTTGCTTGTGTTGGACGGTTGGGCATCACTATGGCTTTTGAAATGGTAGTGTTTGTGAATGCTGAACTTTATCCCACTGTTATCAG AAATCTGGGGGTTTCGGTCTGTTCCACACTGTGTGACATTGGCGGGATTATAGCGCCGTTCCTGCTCTACAGGCTTGCTGTCATATGGCTAGAACTACCTCTCATTATTTTCG GTGCTCTTGCGTTCGTGGCCGGTGGACTGGTTCTGCTGTTACCTGAAACCAAAGGTGTGCCTCTTCCAGAAACCATTGATGACATTGAATGTCCAAACAG AAACAAAGAAAACCAGCTGAAGAGTCAACAGCTAGAGAATTTGCTGCCCTCTGATGTGACATCAAACAAAGAAGTTACGGCAGTTTGA